Proteins co-encoded in one Campylobacter ornithocola genomic window:
- a CDS encoding tRNA 2-selenouridine synthase, whose product MNFSYLKKKFPQVLSNGCKYYRNDYNYDVDDPDYDFNFDDKPEFAYYEDQFKAYMGEENYKKLRPYLGMTTYYVCEGKKYPIVFATMIDYKVKSYGLFGDEGRGFSFSSISRKSAGGGSFHYFTNGKFIKSDEKYTGQSY is encoded by the coding sequence GTGAATTTTTCTTATTTGAAGAAAAAATTCCCTCAAGTCCTTTCTAATGGTTGTAAATATTATCGTAACGATTATAATTATGATGTAGATGATCCTGACTATGATTTTAACTTCGATGATAAACCCGAATTTGCATACTATGAAGATCAATTTAAAGCATATATGGGTGAAGAAAACTATAAAAAATTAAGACCTTATTTAGGTATGACAACTTATTATGTGTGTGAGGGTAAAAAATATCCTATTGTTTTTGCTACTATGATAGATTATAAAGTAAAAAGCTATGGATTATTTGGAGATGAAGGAAGAGGATTTAGCTTTTCTAGCATTAGTCGTAAAAGTGCAGGAGGAGGATCTTTTCATTATTTTACTAATGGTAAATTTATAAAAAGTGATGAAAAATATACAGGACAAAGTTACTGA